GCCGGCTCGGTGATCCCGATCGCGTTGCCGAGGCTCTTGCTCATCTTCTGCACGCCGTCGAGCCCGGGCAGCAACGGCGTCAACACGACGACTTGAGGCGCCTGCCCCACCTCACGCTGCAGCTCGCGACCCATCAGGTTGTTGAATTTCTGATCCGTCCCGCCGAGCTCCACATCGGCCTGGATCGCGACGGAGTCGTACGCCTGGCAGAGCGGGTACAGGAGTTCGTGCAGGTGGATCGGCAGGTGTTCCCGGAAGCGCTTCTCGAAATCGTCGCGCTCGAGCAATCGGTGCACGGTGGCACGGCTGGCCAGCTTGATGACATCGTAGAACGTCATCGGCCGAAGCCATTCGCTGTTGAACACGACCCGCGTCCGGGCCGGGTCGAGGATCAGGCTGTACTGGTCGCGATACGTCTTGGCGTTCTGCTGGATCTCCTCCGGAGACAGCGCCGGACGGGTCTCGGACTTGCCGGACGGGTCGCCGATCAGCCCGGTGAAGTCGCCGATGACGAGGATCGCCTCGTGCCCGAGATCCTGGAACTGCCGAAGCTTCTGCAGCACAATCGCGTTGCCGATGTGGATGTCGGGCGCCGTGGGATCCAGCCCCAGTTTGACGCGCAGGGGCCGGCGCTCTTCGAGCTTCTCAAGCAACGCGTCCTCGCTGATGATCTCGACGGCGCCCCGGCGGAGGCGCGCGAGTTGCTCGTGCGGGGGGGTCGTCACGGCGGTGATTATACCATTGGCCCGAGCGAGGGGCTACCCGGGCCGATCGGATGCGGACGACTCACCGCGGCACGCCCCCCGTCGCGCGGGGGCGTACCTCGGGGGCACAGTCGGTGTGCCAAGGCGCCTCGACGGCCTCCGTCTCGAGCTGGATCGTGGTATGACTGAGCCCAAACCGCTCGTGCAGCGTCGTGCACAACGCCATGAGGATGTGGTGTCCCTCGGCCGGGTTGGCGATGCGCACGTGCGCGCTTACGGCGGGAACGCCAGCGGTAAGCGACCAGACGTGGAGGTCGTGGATCTCGAGCACGCCGGGGACCGCGCGCATGGCGGCTTCGACCGCCGGCATCGAGATCCCGCGCGGCGTCGCCTCCATGAGGATCGCCACGGCGTCCCGCACCGGCGCCCAGGATCCCACAAGCAGCAGGCCG
Above is a genomic segment from bacterium containing:
- the tyrS gene encoding tyrosine--tRNA ligase → MTTPPHEQLARLRRGAVEIISEDALLEKLEERRPLRVKLGLDPTAPDIHIGNAIVLQKLRQFQDLGHEAILVIGDFTGLIGDPSGKSETRPALSPEEIQQNAKTYRDQYSLILDPARTRVVFNSEWLRPMTFYDVIKLASRATVHRLLERDDFEKRFREHLPIHLHELLYPLCQAYDSVAIQADVELGGTDQKFNNLMGRELQREVGQAPQVVVLTPLLPGLDGVQKMSKSLGNAIGITEPANAMYGKVMSLADHLMIPYFEYCTLVPLEEIRVIEAALRNNTLHPRDAKQRLARAITARYHGEAAAQAAEEEFARVFRGRELPEEIPEVTLSRAQLQKTGKLVGTDAVRLEHLLVELGARVPDFPKSNSEARRLRDQDGVRIDDLPISAHLGPGNPGAVEARGNVVFVHLPDDAARTAVGPASGRRIQVGRRRFVRVWLDA